The sequence below is a genomic window from Mus musculus strain C57BL/6J chromosome 4, GRCm38.p6 C57BL/6J.
TGACTACAGCATCCCCGTGTGCaactttgtgtctctgtgtctggtctgctctctccttccttcattcctttgctaTCCCTAGTCACCATTCCAGGACCCAAACAGGTTGGGACTAGGCACTAATGGAGCTGAAAAACGTCTGAAATAAAAGCATTGCAATTCACAGTATACTATAGTCTTATTTATTGGTATTCTGTGGTGGGACAGCATGCTTCATGTAAAGAATGAATGATGTGTCAGAGGCACAGTGAATCATATAATGAAAAATGCCAAAGGTACCACAAACACTTCAGATGCATTTCATATTTGATTTTGATTAACTTTCAATCACTGAGCATTTATAAAACTTGTACGTGTTTACAACTTTTCCACTCAGTGAGTCTCATATTTGGGGTTTCAAGGCAGCTTAAGAAGTGGGGTGTTTTCTACCTGATAAAAAGCCTGCGTGTAAGTTGGGGACATTCTTGATACTGTGATGAAAACTTAAGGTGAGGTTGGGTGGGCTGGCCAAAACAAAGGAATATTTCCATATACTTAAAGTCCTGTAATTGTCAAAAGTAATAGACATCCCATCAAGATATCTCATAGTAAACAAGCTTGACATGCCCTGCCCCCATGACCTACATTCTGGAAGGAAAGCATCAACAGGtgcaagttgacctctgacctctacacatgtgctCCCCTGCATaataataatagatagatagatagatagatagatagatagatagatagatagatagatgatagatagatagatagatagatagatagatagatagatagatagataggcaaaaGCTAGTTTTTATTAACAAAGATAAAGATTTAGAAAGAGTGAAACTGGGATCTATCAGTGTAAGGCCTATGGCAGAAATGAATCAATGCCATTGGGGCCAAACCACAAGTATCTATAGGTTCTTTACAGTAACAAAATAATTCCTTTTCAGGAGTAACAGGAGAAGACAACAGGATTTGGGAGCTACACCATTTAAATATAAGCCTGGACTACCTGAAGGTTATCGCTGAGCAAAGAGTGAAGTATTTTAGGAGAGATGTGGAAGAATGACAACAAATGGAACAAAGAAAACGGATCGGGAGAATAAGGTCAAAGCCCCACTGTCATGGTGAGTTCAGAGATATCCGTGAGCCTGAACAGGGCAGACCAGCTTTTCCTGAGCTCAGATCTCTCCTCTCTACAAGTCATCTACAGAAAAGGAAAACGTCATACTCAATTTATTTTGGAGTTTCAACCTCATTTGAAAATAATTGGCTGGCTTTATATTACTAATCATGAACTATTGTTGATCTTTCTTCCTGAACCTGTGAGGACATCTCAGGGGCATGTAAAAGCATTTCTGTTCGCTTTGGCTATACCCACCTTTATCACTCTTCTAGACTACCTCCTCTGCCAGTCTGCTTTCTGGAGGGTGAAGCAGGCCTCCGCTCATCAAATCTGTTGccagctcttcctgcctcccaaACACTCCAAACAGTAATGGGCTCTCTTTCAGGATCCTCGGCCTCCGATTGAATTGAACTTGTGTTCTCTCACACAGACAGTACGGAAATTCCTCCCACCACTCATGGAACGTTTCCATATCTTCTTCTTCCCTGAGCTCTCGATTTGGATGTGCATGAAGATGTGATTAATATTAATGGAGTGGATAGGAGAGGCATATATCTGGCTCTAATAATGAATGGCTTTGTGATTCCTCATTGTGGCACCTGGACTTCACTTACCATGACATTGACCTCGGAAACTGTGTTTTCGAGCTTAGTAAAACTTCAAAGGGTACTGAGAACTTGACTTCCTTTCCTTATCGCTAACAAGTTAACTGTGGATTTGAAAGAATGAATAATCTAACCAAAGAATTGATTAGAGTTTTGGGAATAGAACCATTTGCACACttgtctctcttgcttcctgaGTTTGGATGTAGTCATTCCTCAGTGTTTCCACACAGCCCACTGGATGCACTTAACTCGGACCAAGGATAGGACTATAACTGGAATTCATAGTGCTGGAGAGATCAAGACAAGTTTGAAGATCCATTTGAAGCAAACACTAATCCTCAGtaaatgtagctgaggatgactagTGAAGGCAAAGAATGAAAATCTCTCTCCCTAACCAAGggttctctcttttattttatttttgagattataatttatttacaacatttctcccttccctttcctcctccaagCCCTCTCATacactcttcctttccaatatatGGCCCTTTTAACTAAttgttattgtatgcatatattttttcttttcttttatcaatagcaaatatgtatatttgtatacataaatTGCTAAATAGAATCTGTTCAGTCCGTATAATACTACCTGCATGCATGTTTTCAGGGATTACCATTTGGAACTGTACAACTAACTGGTGCGTTCTTCCCTGGGAAAGGCTACCTTTCCCATGCCCAGATTTACTGAATTGCTTGTGGTTCTTTGTAGAGGGTTGCTGCATTGTGAAATCTTCCCTGTGCACTTTGGCATGTTTGTTTGTGTCCTCTTTGTTCAAGCCATATTTGGGCACTCATGTTAGTGAGACTTTATAAGTGTAGCTTCTCGTGCTAcaagagacacaatctcacagcaaaatcCCTGATACTCGGGCTACTACAATCACTCAGCCACATCTTTGGCAATGTTCCGTGAGACAGAAGTGTGGAATTGTTTGGTAGATAACATCCATTGTGACTGGGCTCCACAATTCTGCATGTTTATTAGTGGCgattttctgtagtggtctctgtCTGTTGGAAAAGAAAAGTTTCCTTTGTGAGGAGTGAAAATTCCAATTATCTGTGGATAtaacaacaaatatatatatatatatatatatatgtatatatatatatacatatatatatatatatatacattacatatatatgtgtatatatgtgtatgtatgtatgtatatatatatatatatatatatatagagagagagagagagagagagagagagagagatgccattACTGTGCCCTTAAGATCACTGTGCATACTGTTCATTGAaatggttcataggcatcatagctgAGTAAGACTGGTAGTTGTATTCCTCCTTATACAGCTTGCATTGTgctttctggtaccatgaaagctagaccTCAAGGAGGGATCTTTAAGGTCCATCTCAGGAGTTTCTGGGCCCTGTTTCCAAATTTCATGGTGTCTTTAGCACTAGGGCTTACCTTCTCCTTCTGGGAGGCAACCAAGTAGCCTAGAGTTttccaaaatgaataaataattaatgaaaatgtGCTCACAGATTTGCAATTAAGTCAATCTCATGATTGCgacacaaaaaaaaacctgtgtttGCTGATGTCTCTAAGGAACGTACTTTTGTTTCAGTATGTATTTTACGGCAGCTTTAACATCTTTATTCCTCAAGCTGTAGATGATTGGATTCAGCATGGGGGTCACTACTCcgtaaaataaagaaatgatctTATCTGAGGTTTGGAACTTGTCTTGCCCAGTCAGATCTTGAGATTTGGGTTTTGCATACATGGAGAAGATAGTTCCATAAAATATGATCACCACAGTCAGGTGGGCAGAGCACGTGGAGAATGCCTTTCGTCTCCCTGTGGCTGAGTTCATTCTCAAGATTGTGTGGAGGATGAACAGGTAGGAGAAAAAGATGACTAGTAGTGGAAGAACCAGGAAGGCCATATTTGATATGACCATGGTaatgatattgagagatataTCAGCACATGCTAGCTTGAGGACAGCTAAGACCTCACACGTAAAATGATTAATCACATTATTCCCACAGAAAGGCAGCCGCATGGCAAGGGATGTTTGCACAACTGAATTGATGCTGCCAGAGAACCATGATGCGGATGCCATGAACACATACACTTCTTTGCTCATGATGATGGAGTATCTCAGAGGGTTGCAGATGGCCACGTAGCGATCAAAAGCCATCATGCCAAGTAGCAAACATTCTGTTGATCCCATTGCAAATCCAAAGAACATCTGCACTGCACaaccagagaaagaaatgtttcttttctttgaaattagGCTCACCAATGTTGAAGGGACAGAAGATGTTGTGTAGCAGATATCCAGGAAAGAGAGGTTGcccaggaagaagtacatgggtgtgtgaagACGGGAATCAAAGATGCTTGCTATGATCAGAACACCATTGCCAGTTAGAATCACTAGATACATGACCAGAACAATAACAAAGTAAATGATCTCAGTCTTTGGGTATCCAGCAAGACCCAAAAGAAGGAATTCAGAAACAAACGTCTGGTTATTTTTATCCATGTCATCCAcggtcagccatcattggaagatCTACCATAGCACATATCCACTGCGCCCAAAACAAACAGTACAAAGTACctgaaaatcatttttctttattagaaagAGTTCATTTCTTAATCTCTGGCATTGATACCCACAGTAATGTATGTTATTGAATATAGTGAAATTAAATATGTTGAAAGTATGCATGCCCACTGCCACCATGTGACTATCTATCCATATCAGATGCACATTCAAAATCAATAcacttttaatactttttatcgTTGAGAATACATTCCTAAATTGATGTTTTCAAACTCCTGGCTAATTACCCATTATACACctgacttcttcatttcatctGCTCTAGCAAACTAGCaataaagaagacaaaacaaaagtctactaaaaaaaaaaaaagaaaaaaggaaaaaactgtGATTCTGAGTGAGTGGTTGATAATAGTCAAAATTTTATaacaacttttattttttgaataacATTTCTTTGTAGGCTTGATGTTGCATACACTATTAAtccttttaattatatattaccAACATTTTCTCACGAAAAAGTTAAGTGATATAAGCTAAAATTTAGCATCAAACCAAAAGCATAGTTGTATCTACATATTTTAGCCCACTCTTAGCATCTTGTGTGATTATTCCTATGACAAGACCATTATACAGACTAGATCCACAAAAATGTGATTGAAAATCTGCAGCACAAGGGTTCATTTTGAGAATCTACTTGTTTAAAACAACTTAACGATAGCAATAAAGAAAGACTTAAATGAACACAGAGCTGGTGCTTCTGGCTTTCTTCTGATTCACATCCATTTCATTTTGCCATATTATACAGGCTGGCATAGAAACTGTGAGAGATTCAAGAACAAtaattcttttgaattttatagATAACTCCAGATTACCATAATGGTAAATACTAGAGAAATTTAAAGACACATTTTTAATGCATAATCAATTTGTACCAAACTACTATAATGTTTTAGAATGCTGCTAGTAGCTTACCTTGCAGTCAATCTCATTCTAAAAACAATTAAGCGTCAATAATGTAAGAAATTACCACTTTGAGGTTGACAATAGAATTTAGAATACAGAAAAGGTATTCTATAGAGATATATTGTGAAGACTAATATTCTGTATCTTAGGTTAAAATTATGAGTTTGCAAGACAGATAATGTTTATGAGAAATAATCATCAAAGGAGACTCAAAGGAATGTTCTGGACATTCTAGATCTAGAAACATGGAAAGGATCGGAAAGgttgggaaaagaaaagaggatggTAAATGTAATATGAGAAGCTGAGCCAGCTTTAGGAGAAGGCAGGTTGGCTGCATATCCATTTTATTCGAGCTGTCTCTGTGAGGCTGTGATGCTAAGCACACTTAGGAAAGTAGTAAATGGGGACCACTGGTAGCCTTGCCTGACTGGTAACACTAAAAATGTCTATAGAAATCCTCTTGTCAACAACAGAGTGGTCAACAAGAACCATAGAGAAATTAGTCACGATGGCGAAGAATTGTATTGATTAAACTTTGCTCAGAGAAATGAGGCAATGATTTTATGCTTATCTAATAGTACCTGATAAATCAAATTCCCCTGCAGGTGAATTTCAGAAATGGCTCAAGAGACACTGGATCAGTGACATTAGCAGAAGGGTCCATCCAGAGACatgaaaagggaaggaggaagattgACTCACCTGGACGTGTGGCCATGCTGAGTCTTCTCATAGTGGAGTCCAGGCATATGGAGGCCATCTTCCTCATCCAGACAAATGTCATGGTGATGCATCTTAGATGACCTGAATGGCTTCTCCTGTCACAGATCTCAGTCTTTTTTTCCTTAGCTGAAATCCCATCACCTACTCAAAGCCACCAAGAACCAAGCCTGTCTTTCCGTCTTTGGTTCTCCTCTGCTCGTGACACTCTaagtgggttcacttctgggttgAAAATAAGTAAGAGGAGGAGTGAGCCTGTCTGCATTGCTCATATCTTTCCTCAAACACAGCGACTAGACACAGTGCAGAGTTTTAACTGAATACATCAACTTTTCCTTTCTAAGGCACTTTTCCCTGCAGTATTTACGGAGTCGAGTCCAAAGTAACTTAATGTACCCAATTGCTGGCTAGTAACAGACTTTAATTATCTTTCAGCTTCCTTTAGTCAGTACTAACAAGCAGTAGTCATAACTAGATACCAAATAATGATAGCACTGGTGGTAACAAGGGCACCCAACACACTCACTGAAGTACATATGAAACAAATTGAGCATCAGGAAAAGGCATTCAGACTAGAATTACAGACTAGGTTTGAAAATCTCTcttattttatcatttgttttgcattttggaTGTAGCATATAAATACCTTAATCTTTTCCATGTATTACATATTATAATAAAAAAGTATGTGGAAGTTTCTTTAAATATTAACAGTTATAAAATTACAATATACAGTAATAACTCACAGAAGTATTTGGGGAAAATAAATTACTATATGGCTTCTGGCCATTTGTATTATTAATGCATAATAATGAATGCCTTTAATTACAGAAAGGCTTTAATTGATTTAATTGACTCACCCTGAGAGTCTGAATCTTCACCCCTTATAAGAACCAgttatatttttatagaattaGTTTCAGTATTCTGAAGATTCAACAAATATGCCAGATTCCATAGATGTGGCAGAATATTGGTTATGCAACAGCTATTATAATTGTTCCCCAAATCCCAAAGCAATTTAAAATTGGAGGGAGGGATGTGGGATAGAGAAACTTCTTATGCGATTGGGATAGTGTCCCACAGACCCAATTAAGTGTAGCTGAGAGTGTACTGTAGCTGCACAAACacctaagaaggaaataatgttTTCCATTCCCAGTGACTTTAGGGAAAGGCAGCAGATGTACAATAAACAAACTTCCAAGAGTGGAAATCTCCAGTGTAAAACACAACTAGAAAAGCAAAGTTAATATAAGAGATTAGTTATTTAAACAATTATGACTCTTGTTTAATGTTATAACTAAACAAGTGatctcagggctagagagatggttcagcaaataagagtacatactgctcttgaagagggtctgagttcagttcccaggagccATACcaagcagttcacaactgcctgtaattccaattcTAGAAAGATCTGATGCCTCCCTACATGAAACTTGCActcacaagtatacacacacacacacacacacacacacacacacacacttaaaaaaaaaaaccactgaccACACATTGGTGAACATCATTTAACTTTTCCTTTACTATCTCTTGATTCATTTGTTACATTAAAACATGGATAATTTCATTAccagccattttttttaatggaaataaaacaaTACAGTAAATACGTCTACAGGATATACTGGTTTCATATGTTAATGTCACAGAATTTGggtgttgtttatttgtttgttcatttgtaggttttcttgtacTCATGGTAAATAGTTTATGAGGAATCCAGAGTAGTATTAAACCAAAGCATTGGAGGAACTGCTATAGAGAGAGGTTGACTGCAAACCCTCTAAGTTCTGAAACAGAATCATTTGCTTAGCAGAGCAGgcacaagatagatagatagatagatagatagatagataaatagatagatagatagatagatagatagatagatagatagatagatagatagatagatagatagatggatggatggatggatggatggatggatggatggatggatgggtgggtgggtgggtgggtgggtgggtgggtggatggatggatggatagatagatagatagatagatagatagatagatagatagatagatagatagatgatagatagatagatagatagatagatgattgatatatatatatatagatagatggatagatagatagatagatagatagatagataagatagatatggagagagagagagaaagagagtttttAAAAGTTGTAGAAATGCCACTGAAGCATTACCTTATCAAAGATGAGTAAATTAGGGTGTGTAATGTTAAAACATTTTGAAGTTAAACAGTGATATTTGAATAATCAAAACTTGTGGAATTCAAATAGTCAAGATTATGTGTATTGAGACTCctatatgctttttttttacaACTTTCCTATCAATTACAAACTATTCTAAAATTGCaagataatttaaataaatataaattaaaatacatcTATGAActgtttatatttttcaatttagACATTTTAAACTGAAAATCCTATGAATTCTGCTGGCTCCACTTTTTAGTGACCCACTGGTCAACAGCTATAAAGTGgtaaaacaaaattcaaagtcATACTAGCTCTTAGTATTTTAATGAGTAGTGGCTACAATAT
It includes:
- the Olfr273 gene encoding olfactory receptor 273 → MDKNNQTFVSEFLLLGLAGYPKTEIIYFVIVLVMYLVILTGNGVLIIASIFDSRLHTPMYFFLGNLSFLDICYTTSSVPSTLVSLISKKRNISFSGCAVQMFFGFAMGSTECLLLGMMAFDRYVAICNPLRYSIIMSKEVYVFMASASWFSGSINSVVQTSLAMRLPFCGNNVINHFTCEVLAVLKLACADISLNIITMVISNMAFLVLPLLVIFFSYLFILHTILRMNSATGRRKAFSTCSAHLTVVIIFYGTIFSMYAKPKSQDLTGQDKFQTSDKIISLFYGVVTPMLNPIIYSLRNKDVKAAVKYILKQKYVP